The window TTTAAACTTTTAAGCTTTCCAGCTCTTTTAAGTGAGTACATAATCCGTTCTAAATGATACACATATTCGTCGATATCTTCTATAAATAATACCTGATCTTTTGTTTCGGGAAAAGAGTTGCTGCCTAGTAGGCTATACAATATAGATAAATTCCCGCCTACGATCGGCGCTTTCAATTCTTGGTTTTTTAAAGCAAAGGTGTTGGGAATAGTAACTGTTAGTTGTTCTCCAAATAGTGCTTTTCTTAGGCTTTCTATACTCGTGTTCGGCTTGTTTTTTAATTCCAGCGGCATAAAGCTGTGAATACTAGAAAAGCCTTCTGATTGTAGTTTGCCATGCAATAAGGTGATATCTGAATATCCTATGATGGTGGTAGGTTCCGCTTTCGCGAAAGCGGAAAAATGAACTTCATCGATCAACTGCACGGTTCCATAACCACCTCTCGCGATCCATATCGCATGTACATCTTTGTCATCAATCGCTTGTTGTAAATCTGCTAGGCGTTCCTTTTTTGTCCCACCAAATTGATGCTCCATTTTACCGATAGTAGTACCAAAACTAACCTTTAATCCCCAAGATTCAAGTAGTTGAGCAGCTGGCAAAAGATCGCTTTTTTGAGCGCTTCTTGCGGTACAAATAATCCTAACGTGCTTGCCTTTATTTAAAAAACTGATCGGTAAATAACTCAAAAGGGTCGTTTTTTTAGTGGTAATTAAACTTTTTAAAATACTTTTAGTCACATTACTAAGTTAGTATTTTATATCCTAAACAGTTTTCTAATGTAACTAGAATAATTATGGAAGCCCTTTTAAATTGCAATACCGCTTCATTAGCGCCATATACTGATGTTCCTTCAAACCCTTGGGACATCGTTAAAGTACGCCACGTGTTACGTAGGTTAGGTTATGGGCTAGATGTTACACAAGAAAATAATGCGCTAAATCAATCGCCTAGTATTTTTATTGAAAATTATATCAATACAGCAGCAAATTATAGTGTGACGCCTGCACCGTTTTGGGCAAACTGGAGTGCCAGTGATTATGGAAACTTTGTCCAGGATCGCCAGCCACAAATAGAAGAATGGGGCAGCCAGGTAATTGATGACACTTTCAATTTAAATTTACGAGCTAGAATGACACTGTTCTGGCACAATCATTTTGTTACCAGGCTTGAAGATTATGCCGCACCCAGCTGGATGTATCAATATTACAATTTATTACAGACTCATGCTTTAGGGAACTTTAAAACTTTAGTAAAAGAAATAGGTAAAAACGAGTCCATGCTGGTTTACCTTAATGGAGTACTCAATAATCGTTTTAGTCCTAATGAAAACTACGCACGGGAGCTACTAGAGTTATTTACTTTAGGACAAAATAATAATTACACTCAAACCGATATAGTAGAAGCAGCTAGGGCATTGACAGGTTACAATAGCTTTACTGAGGCTGGCGCACCTATTAACTTTCAAAATATAACTTTTGACAATACAAATAAAACGATATTTGGAACTACTGCAAATTATAATCACGATTCCTTAATCGATCATTTATTTGCATCACGTCCTAATGAGATTTCTGACTTTATAGTTAAGAAGATTTATCGAGCTTTTGTGAGTCCAGAACTACCTGTAGCAGCAATAACAGATCAATTAGCACTTACTTTTAGAAATTCCAATTGGGAAATACTTCCAGTTCTCAAACAGCTTTTTAAAAGCCAGCATTTTTTTGACGCTGCAGCAATTGGGACTATTATTAAAGATCCTATAGATTGTTTATGCTTATTTATTAAAGAGTCAAATTTTAGCTTTCCGCAGGGAAATTACTATACTTTACTTTATGTCGCCTCTTTATTAGGTCAGCAATACTTCAACCCTATTGATGTAGCAGGATGGCAAGGCGATCGCGACTGGATCAACAGCAGTACAATAACTGGA is drawn from Nonlabens dokdonensis DSW-6 and contains these coding sequences:
- a CDS encoding S66 peptidase family protein, with translation MSYLPISFLNKGKHVRIICTARSAQKSDLLPAAQLLESWGLKVSFGTTIGKMEHQFGGTKKERLADLQQAIDDKDVHAIWIARGGYGTVQLIDEVHFSAFAKAEPTTIIGYSDITLLHGKLQSEGFSSIHSFMPLELKNKPNTSIESLRKALFGEQLTVTIPNTFALKNQELKAPIVGGNLSILYSLLGSNSFPETKDQVLFIEDIDEYVYHLERIMYSLKRAGKLKSLKALLVGGMTDMNDHETPFGKNAVEIIQSLTADYDYPVIFNFPAGHIEDHRTIILGKEIHIKITDQQINLTQ
- a CDS encoding DUF1800 domain-containing protein, with the translated sequence MEALLNCNTASLAPYTDVPSNPWDIVKVRHVLRRLGYGLDVTQENNALNQSPSIFIENYINTAANYSVTPAPFWANWSASDYGNFVQDRQPQIEEWGSQVIDDTFNLNLRARMTLFWHNHFVTRLEDYAAPSWMYQYYNLLQTHALGNFKTLVKEIGKNESMLVYLNGVLNNRFSPNENYARELLELFTLGQNNNYTQTDIVEAARALTGYNSFTEAGAPINFQNITFDNTNKTIFGTTANYNHDSLIDHLFASRPNEISDFIVKKIYRAFVSPELPVAAITDQLALTFRNSNWEILPVLKQLFKSQHFFDAAAIGTIIKDPIDCLCLFIKESNFSFPQGNYYTLLYVASLLGQQYFNPIDVAGWQGDRDWINSSTITGRWQGLEYIMWTMWNIDQNLFRNIALDASASLNDPAIIARDIVNRFVPQTLHTTTDYDLATTVFKGDVPQNYYDNMQWDLNWSSVNYQVVLLLQHIFRMPEFQLK